Proteins encoded by one window of Cloeon dipterum chromosome 4, ieCloDipt1.1, whole genome shotgun sequence:
- the LOC135943568 gene encoding zinc finger protein 250-like isoform X9, protein MAASTKVSDMCRLCGTDTLNVVRHHIFEGEGQVKKSAQKISECLPLHIAAEDPLPKNICGECSYKLDLMSDFREKAVKTDVMLVSLVEGVKPEIPDDDDDGPDHEIDNDFRSDTPVEQPEQQTEPEVLIKEEEAQQPQQPEKRPGRKAANKRPIQESDMEEEEEEAPAKKRGRKPKEKETAPAASATTSASTNPPKENTGWRRCEYCHAPFEAFAALHEHLLKRHHVKIACDAPRCRATFQTAEALKRHQGRHKEEERAKRKEKAVKAALQQQQKLEALTCRVCNKVLRTAYKLRLHQYEHSGTYPHPCPHCDKAFLERCRLAHHVLINHADEETRRPHACSYCNKRFSEKSYLAIHERRHTQERPFMCEQCGKPFTCRTSLKRHRDSHSDTKKYRCEECGKSFKFITTLSTHRYRLHRNPRAKTEVCKECGAAFTTRYLLLVHFKTHKVHQPLECELCGKFFGNRKRMATHMKTHLNIRAHVCEVCGRDFVGSSTLKQHMLTHTGARPHECHVCHLRFAQITALKTHFKRHPNMLPFKCAVCGLTFRLKSDYNAHYDSHAADPPPPEEPPPPIAQQQQAAFCQPFQMAKMTTDFGLYAQQAQVAPEMQPPNWYYM, encoded by the exons ATGGCCGCGTCCACGAAAGTTAGCGACATGTGTCGCTTATGCGGCACGGACACACTTAATGTGGTTCGACATCACATTTTCGAGGGTGAAGGGCAAGTCAAGAAGTCTGCCCAGAAGATTTCCGAGTGCCTTCCTCTGCAT ATTGCTGCAGAAGACCCGcttcccaaaaatatttgtggggAGTGCTCCTACAAACTGGACCTTATGAGTGACTTCAGAGAAAAAGCTGTGAAAACAGATGTTATGCTCGTTTCCCTGGTGGAAGGAGTGAAACCTGAG ATTCCAGACGACGATGACGATGGTCCAGACCACGAAATTGACAATGACTTTCGCTCCGACACTCCAGTCGAGCAACCTGAGCAGCAGACTGAGCCTGAGGTACTGATCAAAGAGGAAGAGGCACAACAGCCTCAGCAGCCGGAGAAAAGGCCCGGCAGAAAAGCGGCCAACAAACGGCCCATCCAAGAGTCTGAcatggaggaggaggaggaggaggcgccCGCCAAGAAGCGCGGCCGCAAACCCAAGGAAAAGGAGACTGCACCAGCGGCGTCGGCTACGACATCGGCATCAACCAACCCGCCTAAGGAGAACACAGG GTGGAGGCGCTGCGAGTACTGCCACGCGCCGTTTGAAGCGTTCGCCGCGCTGCACGAGCACCTGCTCAAGAGGCACCACGTGAAGATCGCGTGTGACGCGCCGCGCTGCCGGGCCACCTTCCAGACGGCTGAGGCGTTAAAGCGGCACCAGGGCCGCCACAAGGAGGAGGAGCGGGCCAAGCGTAAGGAGAAGGCCGTCAAAGCGGccctccagcagcagcagaagctgGAGGCGCTCACGTGCCGCGTGTGCAACAAAGTGCTGCGCACGGCGTACAAACTGCGGCTGCACCAGTACGAGCACTCGGGCACCTACCCGCACCCGTGTCCGCACTGCGACAAGGCCTTCCTCGAGCGGTGCCGCTTGGCGCACCACGTGCTGATCAACCACGCGGACGAGGAGACGCGCCGGCCGCACGCGTGCAGCTACTGCAACAAACGCTTCAGCGAAAAGTCGTACCTGGCCATTCACGAGCGGCGCCACACGCAGGAGCGGCCCTTCATGTGCGAGCAGTGCGGCAAGCCGTTCACGTGCCGCACCTCGCTCAAGCGGCACCGCGATAGCCACAGCGACACCAAAAAGTACAGGTGCGAGGAGTGCGGAAAGTCTTTCAAGTTCATTACGACGCTGAGCACGCACCGCTACCGCCTGCACCGCAACCCGCGCGCAAAGACTGAGGTGTGCAAGGAGTGCGGCGCCGCCTTCACCACGCGCTACCTGCTGCTGGTGCACTTCAAGACGCACAAGGTGCACCAGCCTCTGGAGTGCGAGCTGTGCGGAAAATTTTTCGGCAACCGCAAGCGGATGGCCACTCACATGAAGACGCATCTGAACATTCGAGCCCACGTTTGCGAGGTGTGCGGCCGCGACTTTGTCGGCTCCAGCACATTAAAGCAGCACATGTTAACGCACACGGGTGCCAGGCCGCACGAGTGCCACGTCTGCCACCTGAGATTTGCCCAAATCACGGCTTTGAAGACTCATTTCAAGCGGCATCCGAACATGCTGCCTTTTAAGTGCGCCGTGTGCGGGTTAACGTTCCGATTAAAGTCTGATTATAACGCGCATTATGATTCACATGCGGCCGACCCTCCTCCGCCAGAGGAGCCGCCGCCTCCAAtcgcacagcagcagcaggctgcTTTTTGCCAGCCGTTTCAAATGGCCAAAATGACGACAGACTTTGGGCTATACGCCCAGCAAGCGCAAGTAGCGCCTGAAATGCAACCACCAAATTGGTATTACATGTAG
- the LOC135943568 gene encoding zinc finger protein 728-like isoform X7 translates to MAASTKVSDMCRLCGTDTLNVVRHHIFEGEGQVKKSAQKISECLPLHIAAEDPLPKNICGECSYKLDLMSDFREKAVKTDVMLVSLVEGVKPEIPDDDDDGPDHEIDNDFRSDTPVEQPEQQTEPEVLIKEEEAQQPQQPEKRPGRKAANKRPIQESDMEEEEEEAPAKKRGRKPKEKETAPAASATTSASTNPPKENTGSVVCRICSERMTNFQAHMIERHAETMKYKCGLCNDLFFGMSSFQAHMPIHENRVKQSAKYQCDFKEGCMRFFERRHLLMHLANDHSIKNKTQYNQCTLCDLVFAWKHNLEKHLDKIHNVVIWHKKPAKLEITCTVDGTLRCNFCPEKFSSKEIIEKHIEVHLRALECSGVPFGCSACNFFSRAYGRLTIHYAQVHDTAWPRFPYECDLCSRKFNISTYYKYHMQRHSGVFQKCNICGKQCPSTLALKRHHEFCHSQKKHVCEVCGAAFRRSIEFKMHKHFHNEQLLKCLLCDYTTYNLIHLRGHMETHFKQKKKCNICTRTVYNMRSHMKWKHSSEKREHPCKICGKKYSTSTSYKYHMESVHLDRKAFQCDVCAEFFHSVAKMRTHRRKEHGIMPHECTICQEGFMTPTQLKSHRAKTHRNKSD, encoded by the exons ATGGCCGCGTCCACGAAAGTTAGCGACATGTGTCGCTTATGCGGCACGGACACACTTAATGTGGTTCGACATCACATTTTCGAGGGTGAAGGGCAAGTCAAGAAGTCTGCCCAGAAGATTTCCGAGTGCCTTCCTCTGCAT ATTGCTGCAGAAGACCCGcttcccaaaaatatttgtggggAGTGCTCCTACAAACTGGACCTTATGAGTGACTTCAGAGAAAAAGCTGTGAAAACAGATGTTATGCTCGTTTCCCTGGTGGAAGGAGTGAAACCTGAG ATTCCAGACGACGATGACGATGGTCCAGACCACGAAATTGACAATGACTTTCGCTCCGACACTCCAGTCGAGCAACCTGAGCAGCAGACTGAGCCTGAGGTACTGATCAAAGAGGAAGAGGCACAACAGCCTCAGCAGCCGGAGAAAAGGCCCGGCAGAAAAGCGGCCAACAAACGGCCCATCCAAGAGTCTGAcatggaggaggaggaggaggaggcgccCGCCAAGAAGCGCGGCCGCAAACCCAAGGAAAAGGAGACTGCACCAGCGGCGTCGGCTACGACATCGGCATCAACCAACCCGCCTAAGGAGAACACAGG ATCGGTGGTTTGCCGCATTTGCTCCGAAAGAATGACTAACTTTCAAGCCCACATGATTGAGCGACACGCAGAGACAATGAAGTACAAGTGTGGCTTGTGCAACGACCTGTTTTTCGGCATGTCCTCCTTCCAAGCTCATATGCCGATACACGAAAATAGGGTGAAGCAGAGTGCCAAGTACCAATGCGACTTCAAAGAGGGCTGCATGCGATTCTTCGAAAGACGGCATTTGCTGATGCACTTGGCTAACGATCACTcgatcaaaaacaaaactcagtACAATCAGTGCACGCTGTGCGATCTAGTTTTTGCGTGGAAGCACAATTTAGAAAAGCACTTGGATAAAATTCACAATGTCGTCATATGGCATAAAAAACCAGCGAAATTGGAAATAACGTGCACCGTTGATGGCACCTTGAGGTGCAACTTTTGCCCTGAAAAATTCTCCAGCAAAGAAATTATCGAGAAGCACATTGAGGTGCATTTGCGAGCTCTCGAATGTTCCGGTGTGCCATTCGGTTGCAGCGCTTGCAACTTCTTCAGCAGAGCTTACGGTAGGCTCACTATCCACTATGCACAGGTCCACGACACTGCTTGGCCCAGGTTTCCTTACGAGTGCGATTTGTGCTCCAGAAAGTTCAACATCAGCACCTATTACAAATATCACATGCAACGTCACAGTGGTGTGTTTCAAAAGTGCAATATCTGCGGCAAACAATGTCCATCAACATTAGCACTTAAAAGACATCATGAGTTCTGTCATAGTCAGAAAAAACATGTCTGCGAGGTTTGCGGGGCCGCTTTCAGGCGTTCgatagaatttaaaatgcataaacaCTTTCACAATGAGCAACTTTTGAAGTGTCTGCTCTGCGACTACACCACATACAATCTGATTCATCTCAGGGGTCACATGGAAACTCatttcaaacagaaaaagaAGTGCAACATCTGCACAAGGACCGTCTACAATATGAGGAGCCACATGAAATGGAAACACAGCAGCGAGAAGCGGGAACACCCGTGTAAAATTTGCGGCAAGAAATATTCCACTTCGACTTCGTACAAATATCACATGGAATCGGTACACCTTGATAGGAAGGCCTTTCAGTGTGATGTTTGCGCTGAATTCTTTCACAGCGTGGCCAAAATGAGAACCCACAGGCGGAAAGAGCATGGTATCATGCCGCATGAGTGCACCATTTGCCAAGAAGGCTTCATGACTCCGACGCAGCTGAAATCGCACAGAGCCAAAACACACCGCAACAAAAGCGATTAG
- the LOC135943568 gene encoding gastrula zinc finger protein XlCGF26.1-like isoform X22, with protein MAASTKVSDMCRLCGTDTLNVVRHHIFEGEGQVKKSAQKISECLPLHIAAEDPLPKNICGECSYKLDLMSDFREKAVKTDVMLVSLVEGVKPEIPDDDDDGPDHEIDNDFRSDTPVEQPEQQTEPEVLIKEEEAQQPQQPEKRPGRKAANKRPIQESDMEEEEEEAPAKKRGRKPKEKETAPAASATTSASTNPPKENTGKASKTAPADTYECVLCSQLFNKVKLMRAHFESEHRENLLCPYCGVTFQLNEEYYAQNAISRVLFACDSCEKLTKLPTLIRKHESPEERYECRFCAAAFAQRSKLQRHKKQHNRNSAFICARCGKMCPSNRELVVHERTHTGERPFPCIKCKKRFMSVKHLNNHMLTHNEISSVCDKCGKSFKNDKYMKLHRRIHDPLRPMPYVCVICSKGFSRRRNLDYHTAIHSNSRKFCCAHCEKRFNVKPGLLKHMRIHLGMKSHICEICGHACVENYNLKLHMATHTGERPFQCSLCGKSFPHRSALNVHNRNPCLSNLPPLGDIKFE; from the exons ATGGCCGCGTCCACGAAAGTTAGCGACATGTGTCGCTTATGCGGCACGGACACACTTAATGTGGTTCGACATCACATTTTCGAGGGTGAAGGGCAAGTCAAGAAGTCTGCCCAGAAGATTTCCGAGTGCCTTCCTCTGCAT ATTGCTGCAGAAGACCCGcttcccaaaaatatttgtggggAGTGCTCCTACAAACTGGACCTTATGAGTGACTTCAGAGAAAAAGCTGTGAAAACAGATGTTATGCTCGTTTCCCTGGTGGAAGGAGTGAAACCTGAG ATTCCAGACGACGATGACGATGGTCCAGACCACGAAATTGACAATGACTTTCGCTCCGACACTCCAGTCGAGCAACCTGAGCAGCAGACTGAGCCTGAGGTACTGATCAAAGAGGAAGAGGCACAACAGCCTCAGCAGCCGGAGAAAAGGCCCGGCAGAAAAGCGGCCAACAAACGGCCCATCCAAGAGTCTGAcatggaggaggaggaggaggaggcgccCGCCAAGAAGCGCGGCCGCAAACCCAAGGAAAAGGAGACTGCACCAGCGGCGTCGGCTACGACATCGGCATCAACCAACCCGCCTAAGGAGAACACAGG AAAAGCGAGCAAAACTGCGCCAGCCGACACGTACGAGTGCGTCCTATGCAGCCAGCTTTTTAACAAAGTAAAATTGATGCGAGCGCACTTTGAGAGCGAACACCGCGAGAATTTGCTGTGTCCGTATTGCGGCGTCACGTTCCAATTAAACGAGGAATACTACGCGCAGAACGCCATCAGTCGGGTGCTGTTCGCGTGTGACTCGTGCGAAAAGCTGACCAAACTGCCGACCCTGATTCGCAAGCACGAGAGTCCAGAGGAGCGGTACGAGTGCCGCTTCTGCGCGGCCGCGTTCGCCCAGCGCAGCAAGCTGCAGCGGCACAAGAAGCAGCACAACCGAAACTCTGCGTTCATCTGCGCCAGGTGCGGCAAGATGTGCCCGAGCAACCGCGAGCTGGTGGTGCACGAGCGTACGCACACGGGCGAGCGGCCCTTCCCGTGCATTAAGTGCAAGAAGCGTTTCATGTCGGTCAAGCATCTCAACAACCACATGCTCACGCACAACGAAATCTCGTCCGTGTGCGACAAGTGCGGCAAGAGCTTCAAAAACGACAAGTACATGAAGCTGCACCGCCGCATCCACGACCCGTTGCGGCCCATGCCCTACGTGTGCGTCATTTGCAGCAAGGGCTTCTCGCGCCGCCGCAACCTCGACTACCACACGGCCATTCACTCCAACTCGCGAAAGTTCTGCTGCGCGCACTGCGAGAAGCGGTTCAACGTCAAGCCGGGCCTGCTCAAGCACATGCGCATCCACCTCGGCATGAAGTCGCACATTTGCGAAATTTGCGGCCACGCGTGTGTTGAGAACTATAACCTAAAACTGCACATGGCCACTCACACTGGCGAGCGGCCCTTCCAATGCTCCCTTTGTGGGAAAAGTTTCCCACACAGATCCGCCTTGAACGTGCACAATAGAAATCCCTGCTTGTCCAACTTGCCACCGCTCGGtgacataaaatttgaataa
- the LOC135943568 gene encoding zinc finger protein Xfin-like isoform X4, giving the protein MAASTKVSDMCRLCGTDTLNVVRHHIFEGEGQVKKSAQKISECLPLHIAAEDPLPKNICGECSYKLDLMSDFREKAVKTDVMLVSLVEGVKPEIPDDDDDGPDHEIDNDFRSDTPVEQPEQQTEPEVLIKEEEAQQPQQPEKRPGRKAANKRPIQESDMEEEEEEAPAKKRGRKPKEKETAPAASATTSASTNPPKENTGGALKEKQLVCYVNPEDLLMNLRSVKEEGTDGQLTCHICLKQLTSKTALNLHMTLVHSFSDKVKCKKCDETFYSDEKLLLHEQIAHEGYIFYECLTCSKTLISHQLSKHLAEHGQLCVAAVKFDPEKPYDPNLCCQVCHLEFARQTHLKEHLRSAHSLKTLKNCQFCPKVFTSLSAAVDHTVIHQAEKQIDKEIQKNAALNPQNSNRDPLLNCCKICDETFANPHDLNRHSLIQHKVALMPSCAYCKKSYDSEQALMIHEVRLHQRRSLKQYHCEYCGVILFNKALLKNHQILQCKAACINPPNLNCIVCNKRFLDRFSLLEHQRETHCVNFKTVVGFETCQICRAKVWGARRGMKKHLDKYHNIVCNECCKTFATVKSLQLHMKTHNQTFCRILQKARTPVDDEPPEQPNVAATSLRGVSQGKKTETPTSRSFACTLCKKTFDSERFLTLHSLMHQSVVFDKVNKKAK; this is encoded by the exons ATGGCCGCGTCCACGAAAGTTAGCGACATGTGTCGCTTATGCGGCACGGACACACTTAATGTGGTTCGACATCACATTTTCGAGGGTGAAGGGCAAGTCAAGAAGTCTGCCCAGAAGATTTCCGAGTGCCTTCCTCTGCAT ATTGCTGCAGAAGACCCGcttcccaaaaatatttgtggggAGTGCTCCTACAAACTGGACCTTATGAGTGACTTCAGAGAAAAAGCTGTGAAAACAGATGTTATGCTCGTTTCCCTGGTGGAAGGAGTGAAACCTGAG ATTCCAGACGACGATGACGATGGTCCAGACCACGAAATTGACAATGACTTTCGCTCCGACACTCCAGTCGAGCAACCTGAGCAGCAGACTGAGCCTGAGGTACTGATCAAAGAGGAAGAGGCACAACAGCCTCAGCAGCCGGAGAAAAGGCCCGGCAGAAAAGCGGCCAACAAACGGCCCATCCAAGAGTCTGAcatggaggaggaggaggaggaggcgccCGCCAAGAAGCGCGGCCGCAAACCCAAGGAAAAGGAGACTGCACCAGCGGCGTCGGCTACGACATCGGCATCAACCAACCCGCCTAAGGAGAACACAGG GGGTGCTCTTAAAGAAAAGCAGCTCGTTTGCTACGTTAATCCAGAGGACTTGTTGATGAACCTACGCTCGGTGAAAGAGGAAGGAACTGACGGGCAGCTAACTTGCCATATTTGCCTGAAACAGCTCACAAGCAAAACCGCATTAAATCTTCACATGACGCTGGTGCATTCGTTCAGTGACAAAGTCAAATGCAAAAAGTGTGACGAGACTTTCTACTCAGATGAGAAACTGCTTCTTCACGAGCAAATCGCCCACGAAGGCTACATTTTCTATGAGTGCCTGACGTGCAGCAAAACTCTCATAAGCCATCAGTTGAGCAAACACTTGGCGGAACACGGACAACTGTGTGTTGCTGCTGTCAAATTCGATCCAGAGAAACCGTATGATCCTAATTTATGTTGCCAGGTGTGTCACTTAGAATTTGCAAGGCAAACCCATTTGAAGGAACACTTGCGAAGCGCTCATTCTCTAAAGACACTCAAAAACTGCCAATTCTGTCCAAAAGTATTCACTAGCTTAAGCGCGGCCGTAGATCACACCGTTATTCATCAAGCTGAAAAGCAAATTGATAAGGAGATCCAGAAAAATGCTGCTCTGAATCCACAAAATTCCAACCGAGATCCATTGTTGAACTGTTGCAAAATCTGCGATGAAACGTTTGCCAATCCCCATGATCTAAATCGTCACTCTCTCATTCAACACAAGGTTGCACTAATGCCGTCTTGCGCATACTGCAAGAAATCGTATGACTCTGAGCAAGCGCTCATGATCCACGAAGTTCGTTTACACCAACGACGTAGTTTAAAGCAGTACCATTGCGAGTATTGTGGCGTGATCTTATTTAATAAagctttattgaaaaatcaccAAATCCTTCAATGTAAGGCGGCTTGTATCAACCCGCCGAATCTGAATTGCATTGTGTGCAACAAACGCTTCCTCGACCGCTTCAGTTTACTAGAGCACCAAAGAGAAACCCACTGCGTCAACTTCAAAACTGTTGTCGGCTTTGAAACTTGCCAAATTTGTCGCGCCAAAGTTTGGGGTGCCCGGCGGGGAATGAAAAAGCACCTTGATAAGTACCACAACATTGTTTGTAATGAGTGCTGCAAGACTTTTGCGACGGTTAAGTCATTACAACTTCACATGAAAACACACAACCAAACATTTTGTCGTATTTTGCAAAAGGCACGCACGCCAGTGGACGACGAGCCTCCAGAACAGCCAAACGTGGCTGCAACCAGCTTGAGGGGAGTGTCGCAGGGAAAGAAAACGGAAACGCCTACCTCTCGCTCTTTTGCTTGCACTCTTTGCAAAAAGACATTTGATTCTGAGCGATTTCTTACTCTTCACTCTCTCATGCACCAAAGCGTTGTGTTCGACAAGGtgaacaaaaaagcaaaatag
- the LOC135943568 gene encoding zinc finger protein Xfin-like isoform X26 yields the protein MAASTKVSDMCRLCGTDTLNVVRHHIFEGEGQVKKSAQKISECLPLHIAAEDPLPKNICGECSYKLDLMSDFREKAVKTDVMLVSLVEGVKPEIPDDDDDGPDHEIDNDFRSDTPVEQPEQQTEPEVLIKEEEAQQPQQPEKRPGRKAANKRPIQESDMEEEEEEAPAKKRGRKPKEKETAPAASATTSASTNPPKENTGQGQKGDIQGPWRQVLPRKQHPPAKCGICQTTFDELNVLSAHVKLHGRKKGEISLDFICDMAKCTASFYHYGDLMKHMRMYHDFSLDVDKLKCVFCEKKYMSKDNLRMHLEKHLKRFDCIRCGVTLHSEDKLIAHLASHYNKCDICDKDFDSKAELLQHDATEHELTEVVTKESRVDPKDACKIHTCSRCDAIFVNKFYLDEHIKSQHAISLILTNQCDVCSKQVHVRFMWSHQMSHTKKASEHQCCWCPCKYTDLDELSKHLSQMHNAIPFACTKCSATFLTALKLRQHTIKEHGQPAQFVLTE from the exons ATGGCCGCGTCCACGAAAGTTAGCGACATGTGTCGCTTATGCGGCACGGACACACTTAATGTGGTTCGACATCACATTTTCGAGGGTGAAGGGCAAGTCAAGAAGTCTGCCCAGAAGATTTCCGAGTGCCTTCCTCTGCAT ATTGCTGCAGAAGACCCGcttcccaaaaatatttgtggggAGTGCTCCTACAAACTGGACCTTATGAGTGACTTCAGAGAAAAAGCTGTGAAAACAGATGTTATGCTCGTTTCCCTGGTGGAAGGAGTGAAACCTGAG ATTCCAGACGACGATGACGATGGTCCAGACCACGAAATTGACAATGACTTTCGCTCCGACACTCCAGTCGAGCAACCTGAGCAGCAGACTGAGCCTGAGGTACTGATCAAAGAGGAAGAGGCACAACAGCCTCAGCAGCCGGAGAAAAGGCCCGGCAGAAAAGCGGCCAACAAACGGCCCATCCAAGAGTCTGAcatggaggaggaggaggaggaggcgccCGCCAAGAAGCGCGGCCGCAAACCCAAGGAAAAGGAGACTGCACCAGCGGCGTCGGCTACGACATCGGCATCAACCAACCCGCCTAAGGAGAACACAGG gcaaGGCCAGAAAGGCGACATTCAGGGGCCATGGCGGCAGGTGCTCCCAAGAAAACAACACCCACCTGCCAAATGCGGAATTTGTCAAACGACATTTGATGAGCTGAACGTCCTGTCTGCGCACGTCAAATTGCACGGGAGAAAGAAGGGAGAAATCTCGCTTGACTTTATTTGCGACATGGCCAAATGCACTGCCAGCTTTTACCACTATGGCGACCTGATGAAGCACATGCGAATGTACCACGACTTCAGCTTGGATGTCGATAAACTCAAGTGCGTGTTTTGCGAAAAGAAATACATGTCCAAAGATAATTTGCGCATGCACTTGGAGAAGCACCTGAAACGATTCGATTGTATAAGATGCGGAGTTACCTTGCACTCAGAGGACAAGCTGATCGCGCATCTCGCGAGCCACTACAACAAGTGCGACATATGCGATAAAGATTTCGACTCCAAAGCGGAGCTGCTGCAGCACGATGCGACCGAGCACGAACTGACTGAAGTCGTCACGAAAGAAAGTCGGGTTGACCCAAAGGATGCATGCAAAATTCACACATGTAGCAGGTGTGATGCGATTTTTGTGAACAAATTCTACTTGGACGAACACATCAAGTCGCAACACGCAATTTCACTCATTTTAACCAATCAATGCGATGTGTGCTCGAAACAAGTGCACGTGAGATTCATGTGGAGCCACCAAATGTCCCACACTAAGAAAGCAAGCGAGCACCAATGCTGCTGGTGCCCCTGTAAATACACAGACCTGGACGAGCTGAGCAAACACTTGTCTCAAATGCATAATGCCATTCCTTTCGCTTGTACAAAGTGCAGTGCGACTTTTTTGACAGCACTGAAATTGCGCCAGCATACTATCAAGGAGCACGGACAGCCTGCTCAATTTGTGCTGACAGAATAA
- the LOC135943568 gene encoding zinc finger protein 254-like isoform X30, which produces MAASTKVSDMCRLCGTDTLNVVRHHIFEGEGQVKKSAQKISECLPLHIAAEDPLPKNICGECSYKLDLMSDFREKAVKTDVMLVSLVEGVKPEIPDDDDDGPDHEIDNDFRSDTPVEQPEQQTEPEVLIKEEEAQQPQQPEKRPGRKAANKRPIQESDMEEEEEEAPAKKRGRKPKEKETAPAASATTSASTNPPKENTGIAEAPSNLDGRQLKPCQPVPSSCGICKQIFASKTLMRQHMKSKHNLRAEICTCQICGKAFIGRNGLTAHTRAKHSDDKPFMCSFCGKSFLTELQLSQHEANHGEKKFNCVSCERSYASTLALKNHTLKIHGPFKYVKCEICGKTFKSTEIATHKKRVHIDDALKYVHECLICFKKYSSAGVLRNHMLSHENAQRFECDFCSKRFNTKNTLKFHMIIHLDDRKFKCELCDKSFVFRSSLAQHMLTHTKEKRFACEVCGQRYRQKFDRNEHQRRKHRL; this is translated from the exons ATGGCCGCGTCCACGAAAGTTAGCGACATGTGTCGCTTATGCGGCACGGACACACTTAATGTGGTTCGACATCACATTTTCGAGGGTGAAGGGCAAGTCAAGAAGTCTGCCCAGAAGATTTCCGAGTGCCTTCCTCTGCAT ATTGCTGCAGAAGACCCGcttcccaaaaatatttgtggggAGTGCTCCTACAAACTGGACCTTATGAGTGACTTCAGAGAAAAAGCTGTGAAAACAGATGTTATGCTCGTTTCCCTGGTGGAAGGAGTGAAACCTGAG ATTCCAGACGACGATGACGATGGTCCAGACCACGAAATTGACAATGACTTTCGCTCCGACACTCCAGTCGAGCAACCTGAGCAGCAGACTGAGCCTGAGGTACTGATCAAAGAGGAAGAGGCACAACAGCCTCAGCAGCCGGAGAAAAGGCCCGGCAGAAAAGCGGCCAACAAACGGCCCATCCAAGAGTCTGAcatggaggaggaggaggaggaggcgccCGCCAAGAAGCGCGGCCGCAAACCCAAGGAAAAGGAGACTGCACCAGCGGCGTCGGCTACGACATCGGCATCAACCAACCCGCCTAAGGAGAACACAGG AATAGCCGAAGCACCATCTAACTTAGACGGGAGACAATTGAAGCCATGCCAGCCGGTTCCATCCTCTTGCGGCATTTGCAAGCAGATATTCGCCTCGAAAACTCTCATGCGGCAGCACATGAAGTCAAAGCACAATCTGAGAGCTGAAATCTGCACTTGCCAAATCTGCGGCAAGGCGTTCATCGGCCGCAACGGGCTCACCGCGCACACGAGGGCGAAACACAGCGACGATAAACCCTTCATGTGCTCGTTCTGCGGCAAGTCTTTCCTAACCGAACTCCAACTATCGCAGCACGAGGCCAACCACGGCGAGAAAAAGTTTAATTGCGTGTCGTGCGAACGGAGTTATGCGAGTACTCTGGCGCTTAAAAATCATACACTGAAAATTCACGGACCTTTTAAGTACGTGAAGTGCGAGATCTGCGGCAAAACGTTCAAATCGACTGAAATCGCGACGCATAAAAAGAGGGTGCACATAGACGACGCCTTAAAATACGTTCACGAGTGTCtcatttgctttaaaaaatactcgTCGGCAGGCGTGCTGCGGAATCACATGCTCAGCCACGAAAACGCCCAGAGATTTGAATGCGACTTTTGTTCCAAGAGatttaacacaaaaaacactttaaaattccACATGATCATTCACTTAGACGATCGCAAGTTCAAGTGCGAGCTCTGCGATAAGAGCTTTGTATTTCGCTCATCTTTGGCCCAGCACATGCTCACTCACACCAAGGAAAAGCGGTTTGCGTGCGAGGTGTGCGGTCAGAGATACAGACAAAAGTTTGATAGGAACGAACATCAAAGAAGAAAGCATAGATTATGA